The following coding sequences lie in one Mucilaginibacter sp. KACC 22773 genomic window:
- a CDS encoding HesB/IscA family protein — protein sequence MVTVTDKAKSKIEHLMQDGGLDASYFLRVSVQGGGCSGLSYNLDFDNEEKKGDQFFEDQGIRMALDMKSFLYLAGTELDFSDGLNGKGFNFHNPNASRTCGCGESFSV from the coding sequence ATGGTAACTGTAACTGATAAAGCAAAAAGTAAAATAGAACACCTGATGCAGGATGGCGGGCTTGATGCTTCGTATTTTCTGCGTGTTTCTGTACAGGGTGGCGGTTGCTCGGGTTTATCATACAATTTGGATTTTGATAACGAAGAAAAAAAAGGCGACCAGTTTTTTGAAGACCAGGGAATCCGTATGGCTTTGGATATGAAATCGTTCCTGTACCTCGCCGGTACCGAACTTGATTTTAGCGACGGCCTTAACGGCAAGGGCTTCAATTTTCATAACCCTAACGCCAGCCGTACCTGCGGCTGCGGCGAAAGTTTTTCTGTATAA